In Nicotiana tabacum cultivar K326 chromosome 21, ASM71507v2, whole genome shotgun sequence, one DNA window encodes the following:
- the LOC107826205 gene encoding uncharacterized protein LOC107826205 isoform X2, translated as MQWQETCHLSVIWRGKKFSLEMDPTATLKSLGDELLNLTNVRDDTLRLIVPTNKSSRLLYPFSEEHSCLKLEAASILEGKSMRMLGVPKDEVDDILQSAKADLRIVGFDEEEKRLRQRISNGLQSSLKLPQGPYVFCDFRTLHLPGVELNPPASKALKLMHKLAADPGIVAIMNKHRWRVGIMTEMAPEGYVGVSPKCILGFNKNHGEEISLRLRTDDLKGFRKYDSIKKTLLHELAHMVHSEHDANFHTLDKQLNEEAAKLDWTKSRGYTLSGGSLQHYEDGEDNNNHIGLSHKLGGQSSVFNARASSVVAAYSRLAQASTNHSEAINMNQESISGGSLDIDQQSNHTDALLEKHLNDAKIKSLEKCNDVFSANVPSDDHRKSEPDPDDYEAGSPMKHEPSTEPGAKLREEPEEPDPDDCSLEKHNIGSPISVEPDPDEHAMEIAKEVISGQNSHVPLGYHVNEEESGSFTHKNRVDFPERIKLEPYTNDNDIIPDGVSSTVIDEPDPDDQELQRIQDPVAIVCSRLQKAIGVLRSQANPLEASRVVQTILKIVRNVIEHPDEVKFRKLRKANPLIQRDVASYPAAMDILSVIGFSEDAVIDYTGRMETYLVLKRNDPGLLWLAKSSLETSIA; from the exons ATGCAGTGGCAGGAGACATGTCACTTGTCTGTTATATGGAGAGGGAAGAAGTTTAGTCTGGAGATGGATCCAACTGCTACTCTCAAATCACTGGGGGATGAATTGCTGAATCTCACCAATGTCAGAGATGATACATTGCGGCTCATTGTGCCTACTAATAAAAGTTCAAGGCTTTTGTATCCTTTCTCTGAAGAGCACTCCTGTCTAAAATTGGAAGCAGCATCGATCCTCGAG GGGAAGTCTATGCGGATGCTGGGAGTTCCCAAAGATGAAGTAGATGACATTTTACAGAGTGCAAAGGCAGACCTCAGGATTGTGGGTTTTGATGAAGAGGAAAAGAGATTGAGGcaaagaatctcaaatgggcttCAAAGTTCACTAAAGCTTCCACAAGGGCCTTATGTCTTTTGTGATTTTCGGACACTCCACCTTCCAGGTGTAGAG TTGAATCCTCCTGCTTCAAAAGCTTTAAAACTAATGCACAAGCTTGCTGCTGATCCAGGAATAGTTGCAATCATGAATAAG CATCGCTGGCGTGTGGGTATCATGACAGAGATGGCACCAGAAGGCTATGTTGGTGTTAGTCCTAAATGCATTCTTGGTTTCAATAAG AATCATGGAGAGGAGATATCACTACGTCTTCGTACAGATGACCTCAAGGGTTTCAGGAAGTACGATAGCATCAAGAAAACTCTCTTGCATGAACTT GCACACATGGTACACTCTGAACATGATGCGAACTTCCATACTTTGGATAAGCAG CTCAATGAAGAAGCTGCTAAGTTGGATTGGACTAAATCAAGAGGCTATACCTTGAGTGGTGGCAGTTTGCAACACTATGAGGACGGCGAGGACAATAATAATCACATTGGGTTATCACATAAACTTGGAGGACAAAGTTCAGTTTTCAATGCTCGAGCATCTTCAGTGGTTGCTGCCTACAGCCGTTTAGCACAGGCATCCACCAACCACTCAGAAGCAATTAATATGAATCAGGAATCTATTTCTGGTGGTTCACTTGATATTGATCAGCAATCCAATCATACGGATGCTCTACTGGAAAAGCACCTAAATGATGCAAAAATAAAGTCTTTGGAGAAATGCAATGATGTATTTAGCGCTAATGTCCCATCTGATGATCATAGAAAATCTGAACCTGATCCTGATGACTATGAGGCTGGCTCTCCCATGAAACATGAGCCTAGTACAGAACCCGGAGCTAAATTACGTGAAGAACCTGAAGAACCTGACCCGGATGATTGCTCTTTAGAAAAACACAATATAGGAAGTCCTATTTCTGTGGAACCTGATCCCGATGAACACGCTATGGAGATTGCAAAGGAAGTAATATCTGGTCAAAATAGCCATGTTCCACTGGGGTATCATGTAAATGAAGAAGAGAGTGGATCTTTTACACACAAGAATCGAGTTGATTTCCCTGAACGAATCAAGCTAGAGCCATATACTAATGATAATGATATAATACCAGATGGAGTCTCAAGTACAGTGATCGATGAGCCTGATCCAGATGACCAGGAATTACAGAGGATACAAGACCCTGTAGCGATTGTTTGCAGTCGACTGCAGAAAGCAATAGGGGTGCTGAGATCTCAAGCCAATCCCCTGGAGGCCTCTAGAGTAGTGCAAACTATATTGAAAATTGTAAG GAATGTAATTGAACACCCAGACGAAGTGAAATTCAGAAAGTTGCGGAAG GCCAATCCTCTAATTCAGAGGGATGTGGCGAGTTATCCAG ctgcTATGGACATCCTGTCTGTGATTGGATTTAGCGAGGATGCTGTTATCGATTACACTGGTAGAATGGAAACTTATTTGGTCCTCAAAAGGAATGATCCAGGATTATTGTGGCTTGCCAAGTCTTCCCTTGAAACCTCCATTGCCTAG
- the LOC107826205 gene encoding uncharacterized protein LOC107826205 isoform X1 produces the protein MQWQETCHLSVIWRGKKFSLEMDPTATLKSLGDELLNLTNVRDDTLRLIVPTNKSSRLLYPFSEEHSCLKLEAASILEGKSMRMLGVPKDEVDDILQSAKADLRIVGFDEEEKRLRQRISNGLQSSLKLPQGPYVFCDFRTLHLPGVELNPPASKALKLMHKLAADPGIVAIMNKHRWRVGIMTEMAPEGYVGVSPKCILGFNKNHGEEISLRLRTDDLKGFRKYDSIKKTLLHELAHMVHSEHDANFHTLDKQVYASPFNTFHQSAYLRNILVKCARDIKIRSFWQLNEEAAKLDWTKSRGYTLSGGSLQHYEDGEDNNNHIGLSHKLGGQSSVFNARASSVVAAYSRLAQASTNHSEAINMNQESISGGSLDIDQQSNHTDALLEKHLNDAKIKSLEKCNDVFSANVPSDDHRKSEPDPDDYEAGSPMKHEPSTEPGAKLREEPEEPDPDDCSLEKHNIGSPISVEPDPDEHAMEIAKEVISGQNSHVPLGYHVNEEESGSFTHKNRVDFPERIKLEPYTNDNDIIPDGVSSTVIDEPDPDDQELQRIQDPVAIVCSRLQKAIGVLRSQANPLEASRVVQTILKIVRNVIEHPDEVKFRKLRKANPLIQRDVASYPAAMDILSVIGFSEDAVIDYTGRMETYLVLKRNDPGLLWLAKSSLETSIA, from the exons ATGCAGTGGCAGGAGACATGTCACTTGTCTGTTATATGGAGAGGGAAGAAGTTTAGTCTGGAGATGGATCCAACTGCTACTCTCAAATCACTGGGGGATGAATTGCTGAATCTCACCAATGTCAGAGATGATACATTGCGGCTCATTGTGCCTACTAATAAAAGTTCAAGGCTTTTGTATCCTTTCTCTGAAGAGCACTCCTGTCTAAAATTGGAAGCAGCATCGATCCTCGAG GGGAAGTCTATGCGGATGCTGGGAGTTCCCAAAGATGAAGTAGATGACATTTTACAGAGTGCAAAGGCAGACCTCAGGATTGTGGGTTTTGATGAAGAGGAAAAGAGATTGAGGcaaagaatctcaaatgggcttCAAAGTTCACTAAAGCTTCCACAAGGGCCTTATGTCTTTTGTGATTTTCGGACACTCCACCTTCCAGGTGTAGAG TTGAATCCTCCTGCTTCAAAAGCTTTAAAACTAATGCACAAGCTTGCTGCTGATCCAGGAATAGTTGCAATCATGAATAAG CATCGCTGGCGTGTGGGTATCATGACAGAGATGGCACCAGAAGGCTATGTTGGTGTTAGTCCTAAATGCATTCTTGGTTTCAATAAG AATCATGGAGAGGAGATATCACTACGTCTTCGTACAGATGACCTCAAGGGTTTCAGGAAGTACGATAGCATCAAGAAAACTCTCTTGCATGAACTT GCACACATGGTACACTCTGAACATGATGCGAACTTCCATACTTTGGATAAGCAG gtctacGCGTCCCCTTTTAACACCTTCCACCAGTCTGCTTATCTCCGCAATATTCTGGTTAAATGTGCAAGAGATATTAAGATTAGATCTTTCTGGCAGCTCAATGAAGAAGCTGCTAAGTTGGATTGGACTAAATCAAGAGGCTATACCTTGAGTGGTGGCAGTTTGCAACACTATGAGGACGGCGAGGACAATAATAATCACATTGGGTTATCACATAAACTTGGAGGACAAAGTTCAGTTTTCAATGCTCGAGCATCTTCAGTGGTTGCTGCCTACAGCCGTTTAGCACAGGCATCCACCAACCACTCAGAAGCAATTAATATGAATCAGGAATCTATTTCTGGTGGTTCACTTGATATTGATCAGCAATCCAATCATACGGATGCTCTACTGGAAAAGCACCTAAATGATGCAAAAATAAAGTCTTTGGAGAAATGCAATGATGTATTTAGCGCTAATGTCCCATCTGATGATCATAGAAAATCTGAACCTGATCCTGATGACTATGAGGCTGGCTCTCCCATGAAACATGAGCCTAGTACAGAACCCGGAGCTAAATTACGTGAAGAACCTGAAGAACCTGACCCGGATGATTGCTCTTTAGAAAAACACAATATAGGAAGTCCTATTTCTGTGGAACCTGATCCCGATGAACACGCTATGGAGATTGCAAAGGAAGTAATATCTGGTCAAAATAGCCATGTTCCACTGGGGTATCATGTAAATGAAGAAGAGAGTGGATCTTTTACACACAAGAATCGAGTTGATTTCCCTGAACGAATCAAGCTAGAGCCATATACTAATGATAATGATATAATACCAGATGGAGTCTCAAGTACAGTGATCGATGAGCCTGATCCAGATGACCAGGAATTACAGAGGATACAAGACCCTGTAGCGATTGTTTGCAGTCGACTGCAGAAAGCAATAGGGGTGCTGAGATCTCAAGCCAATCCCCTGGAGGCCTCTAGAGTAGTGCAAACTATATTGAAAATTGTAAG GAATGTAATTGAACACCCAGACGAAGTGAAATTCAGAAAGTTGCGGAAG GCCAATCCTCTAATTCAGAGGGATGTGGCGAGTTATCCAG ctgcTATGGACATCCTGTCTGTGATTGGATTTAGCGAGGATGCTGTTATCGATTACACTGGTAGAATGGAAACTTATTTGGTCCTCAAAAGGAATGATCCAGGATTATTGTGGCTTGCCAAGTCTTCCCTTGAAACCTCCATTGCCTAG
- the LOC107826205 gene encoding uncharacterized protein LOC107826205 isoform X3 gives MHKLAADPGIVAIMNKHRWRVGIMTEMAPEGYVGVSPKCILGFNKNHGEEISLRLRTDDLKGFRKYDSIKKTLLHELAHMVHSEHDANFHTLDKQVYASPFNTFHQSAYLRNILVKCARDIKIRSFWQLNEEAAKLDWTKSRGYTLSGGSLQHYEDGEDNNNHIGLSHKLGGQSSVFNARASSVVAAYSRLAQASTNHSEAINMNQESISGGSLDIDQQSNHTDALLEKHLNDAKIKSLEKCNDVFSANVPSDDHRKSEPDPDDYEAGSPMKHEPSTEPGAKLREEPEEPDPDDCSLEKHNIGSPISVEPDPDEHAMEIAKEVISGQNSHVPLGYHVNEEESGSFTHKNRVDFPERIKLEPYTNDNDIIPDGVSSTVIDEPDPDDQELQRIQDPVAIVCSRLQKAIGVLRSQANPLEASRVVQTILKIVRNVIEHPDEVKFRKLRKANPLIQRDVASYPAAMDILSVIGFSEDAVIDYTGRMETYLVLKRNDPGLLWLAKSSLETSIA, from the exons ATGCACAAGCTTGCTGCTGATCCAGGAATAGTTGCAATCATGAATAAG CATCGCTGGCGTGTGGGTATCATGACAGAGATGGCACCAGAAGGCTATGTTGGTGTTAGTCCTAAATGCATTCTTGGTTTCAATAAG AATCATGGAGAGGAGATATCACTACGTCTTCGTACAGATGACCTCAAGGGTTTCAGGAAGTACGATAGCATCAAGAAAACTCTCTTGCATGAACTT GCACACATGGTACACTCTGAACATGATGCGAACTTCCATACTTTGGATAAGCAG gtctacGCGTCCCCTTTTAACACCTTCCACCAGTCTGCTTATCTCCGCAATATTCTGGTTAAATGTGCAAGAGATATTAAGATTAGATCTTTCTGGCAGCTCAATGAAGAAGCTGCTAAGTTGGATTGGACTAAATCAAGAGGCTATACCTTGAGTGGTGGCAGTTTGCAACACTATGAGGACGGCGAGGACAATAATAATCACATTGGGTTATCACATAAACTTGGAGGACAAAGTTCAGTTTTCAATGCTCGAGCATCTTCAGTGGTTGCTGCCTACAGCCGTTTAGCACAGGCATCCACCAACCACTCAGAAGCAATTAATATGAATCAGGAATCTATTTCTGGTGGTTCACTTGATATTGATCAGCAATCCAATCATACGGATGCTCTACTGGAAAAGCACCTAAATGATGCAAAAATAAAGTCTTTGGAGAAATGCAATGATGTATTTAGCGCTAATGTCCCATCTGATGATCATAGAAAATCTGAACCTGATCCTGATGACTATGAGGCTGGCTCTCCCATGAAACATGAGCCTAGTACAGAACCCGGAGCTAAATTACGTGAAGAACCTGAAGAACCTGACCCGGATGATTGCTCTTTAGAAAAACACAATATAGGAAGTCCTATTTCTGTGGAACCTGATCCCGATGAACACGCTATGGAGATTGCAAAGGAAGTAATATCTGGTCAAAATAGCCATGTTCCACTGGGGTATCATGTAAATGAAGAAGAGAGTGGATCTTTTACACACAAGAATCGAGTTGATTTCCCTGAACGAATCAAGCTAGAGCCATATACTAATGATAATGATATAATACCAGATGGAGTCTCAAGTACAGTGATCGATGAGCCTGATCCAGATGACCAGGAATTACAGAGGATACAAGACCCTGTAGCGATTGTTTGCAGTCGACTGCAGAAAGCAATAGGGGTGCTGAGATCTCAAGCCAATCCCCTGGAGGCCTCTAGAGTAGTGCAAACTATATTGAAAATTGTAAG GAATGTAATTGAACACCCAGACGAAGTGAAATTCAGAAAGTTGCGGAAG GCCAATCCTCTAATTCAGAGGGATGTGGCGAGTTATCCAG ctgcTATGGACATCCTGTCTGTGATTGGATTTAGCGAGGATGCTGTTATCGATTACACTGGTAGAATGGAAACTTATTTGGTCCTCAAAAGGAATGATCCAGGATTATTGTGGCTTGCCAAGTCTTCCCTTGAAACCTCCATTGCCTAG